Within Nematostella vectensis chromosome 1, jaNemVect1.1, whole genome shotgun sequence, the genomic segment GGATCGCGACGTAGTCGTTGGTTGTCTAGttttatgacgtcatattcCGGAACTGGGAAACAACAATAGATCAGCGCAGGTAGTTGCTATAGTTACAATTGCGGGAGATAGGTGCTATAGTTACCATTGCCGGTAATATTTGCTATAGTTACCATGGTTTGATGAGTCGGCCTCGAAGTAATGCACCTTCTCGTCTCTGGTCATCACCTCGTGTAGATTACTTAAGTGTTGAGTAGGTGGAGACGCCTGTCAATCACATGTCACGTGGTTATGGAATACTCTTCTCAAATCGTGATGGTCATACAGTaatttaaacattttataaAGGCAAGTGCCCAGTTTAAATCGAGACAAGAGGTTAGGTTAGGTTGAAATGAGATAAAATGCATTGATCACTTTCGCAAAACAAATTTGGAAATAAAACgggctaaataaaaaaaagtacagtCGCTACATGATGGTCATCATAGTTTATATGCCGCTTAATATATGCAGTTCTGTTCAAGGGAGAGGGGTTTAAAACCCCCTGGGCTGCCAAAGGAATATTATGCGCAAAAAGCTTTCAAGATTACTCTATTCTGTAGTCTTCGGGAGCCAGAAAGTCAAtgtattgaaatatttttcacctCCGTTGCCAGGTCAAACCCCATCTCAgtaaaaagctagatccgcccctgatgaATGCTACATCTTTAATGCACCTCGAACGAACTTACCATTGTGAGGAAGGCCGGCAAAAAAGCCAGCAAGCAAAGTACACGCATCATCATCCCAGTATCCTTTTCGTCTTTGTGCTGTTGTACGGTGAGTGTCGCCTTATAAAGGTTTGTAAGAGCGTAGCGcttggagttttttttttaatatatgtACTTATTTCCGACAGCTAAAAAGCCTGTGAAACAATTATCCGTCCCCAGGATCATGTAACGAGAATTCAAATGCATCCCGGTGAATGTAAAAAGAGCGTTGTTAGTAATTTGTTTCGCATCTGTCAGTACGGAGTACGTTAGTTTATGAAGAGTAAATACAATTTAAGAGCTAGCCATCATTTTTTGGATCCCAGAAGATATTTCATTACATTCTAAGTGGACGTTCTCTTCCAGATGACGTTTAATGAAAAGGCTAATAATATAATCGTTGCCACGTTTCGGAATTCAAAATGATGGGGAGTAGTGTGATATAGGGGGTCCAAAAGACCGTCGAGATCAGGGAGGGAATTTTGTTAGGTTTTCACCCATGTTTGAGAACTGTAGCTGAACACAAACGTCCTGACTCTCTTTCCCACCCacacaatgtttttttttttttaaggatttTTGTAATGTGAgatttcatttcttttttgtctTCTTGAAAACAAAGATTCCCTCtaatggaaaacaaataaaaatatttgtcgTTTCTAAAATCATTGATTCAAACGTTTCTAACGCCTATTCTGAGTTCTAATTCTGTTGGAATACCCTGCTCTTTACATAAGTTTCTCTGTATTTTGATCAGTTCTAATGGCAAATATCCCTTATAACTAACTTCTGTGTAGAACCCACAAAAGCCTGACGGTTTCAAGGACTCCTCGGCACCCGtggcaaacaaataaaaagaattgAAGAACAAACAACTAAAAACAATTACAGTTTGTAATTTCCTTAATGCACGAGACCGTGAGAATTATTTGCTCTTAGCGGGTGTTATAAATGAGTttgtttttactgtatttatccAAACCATGCAAAGTGAGGGAAATCTCAACAAAGCTACTACCTATTGTTTTAGCCTAGACTCTGTTTCGTAGctcagcggctacacgtaggaGCTCTGCTTTATTTGTttaatctgttttttttttctatcagtTCCACGCAATAGGCGCTTTGGCGCTTTGATAAGATAAgcagtattttttattatccaGACCAAAAATAATTACGTTAGATttcatcaataaaaaaaaagaaaagagaagagAGATGCATAATGTCTGTTTGAAAACTCCCTTACACTAGCTAGCACGCTTCCTATTATTGTCGTACGATTTTATTCACTAGTAGTGACAAATATCAtacagccaatcagaggccAGATACGATGTTTCCACTGAAAAAAATCGTGTCagttttttctaaaatttctAGAGTTAGATAGAAATGCCACCTCAAGAGCTAAACATCTACCTAGCGAGCATCTACCTAGCGAGCATCTACCTAGCGAGCATCCACCTTATAGCGAGCATCCACCTAGCGAGCATCCACCTAGCGAGCATCTACCTAGCGAGCATCTACCTAGCGAGCATCTACCTAGCGAGCATCTACCTAGCGAGCATCTATCTAgcgagcttttttttttattacagttCGAACAGGtcaacaaacaacaacaaagaatATTAACCTAATTCCCTACGTTCTTTGATGAAGACCTTTGAGATATTTGAAAAAGAAGACGGATTTAGCCTTCAGTTCAGAAGAAAGACCTTCACTTCGAGCAAACTCGCAAGGCCGTGCTGTCAAagcaaataatataataaacaatattACTTCACGTATGGTTCGCTTGTTATCTCTCTACATAATAAATTCACGAGCGAATGACGCGAGaacgcaaattaaaagcatctTGGAAAGATAAAAAACATCACCCCTGCCCTCACTCTAAACGCAAATGCGCATCACCCCTGCCCTCACTCTAAACGCAAAtgcacagggtacccatcaGGTGATGAGGTCAAAGGATGACCGGTTAGTCTGGCTTCCGTGACTTGTGTTACCGGCTTTCGTATTGAATAAATCACGCCATTATACAACTGGGAAGAAATCGTACACAGTAGAATACAACGCATCAAGGTAAACGAGGTGAGCTTTGCGAGCGGTACAAAGTTGAAATTTGCGATTAACGATAAAAGTCCATTAGCAGATAGTAATGTCAATAAACTGATGTATTGCTAATATTATCATAACCGCGCTACAGAGGTGCATGATACCAAATTAGTCATTGTCATATTGTGAAGTTTATAGCAGTTTATCGACAGTTAAGTTTTAATAAAGGGTCCTGCTTCGCTGTTACGGTATTCATAGTTGAAATCGAAGGTTCTTCACCAAGTCTGATTGCTGTTCTGCCTCTAGCAGGGGTCGGAAAGTATAAAAGGCAAATTTTAATAGCGTGACAACAGACAGACGAGCCTCACAGACGGAAAACAGACACGCGGACCTGAAAGACGGACAAAGGACATATGGGACCTGACAAACGGACGAacaacagacagacggacaaaAAACAGGCGGACATTTCACGGACGGACGGACCTGATAGACGGACAACAACTTTGATGATCGACACTATTTTCTTATAGAAGCCGAGTCTCCTCCAAGCCACACAATGGATCGATCGAGCGAGACCATAGACCAAGTAAACACGCGACGCTTATCCCCGCTGCGCAATCTAATCGCAGGTTCAGTAGGAGGAGTGACAGGAGTGACAGCAGGCCAACCGCTGGACACGATTAAGGTCCGCCTGCAGGCTTCCGTTGGAGCAGGTCCCTTAGACATGCTGGCCCGGACAGTCAAAAGTGAGGGCGCCCGGGGCCTATACAAGGGTATGCTTGCCCCGGTGCTGGTAGCCGCGCCCGTGACGGCTGTAACGTTCTACAGTCTGTCTATAGGAAAGCGTTTGCAGCTGTCCGACCCAAACAAAGAGCCTACTTTGGCACAGTATTACAACGCCGGTGTGTTCTGTGGGGTATGCGTGTCGTTTATTTACGCACCGACGGAGCGAGTCAAATGTCTCCTGCAAGTCCAGAAAGAGAGCGGAACCAGAGCTAGGTACCAGGGCCTAGGCGACTGTCTGGTACAGGTATACCGTACGGGCGGATTACGGGGCGTGTTCAAAGGGCTTGGGCCGACAATGGGCCGTGAAGTGATCGGAGGGGGGTTCTGGTACCTTACCTATGAGGGACTTCTACGTGCCATGAGGTCAGGTGACCGCACACGTGACCAGGTGGGCCCTATTGCGGTGATGCTGTCAGGCGGAAGTGCTGGGCTGGTGTTCTGGATGATAACGTACCCTATTGACGCAATCAAAACAAGGGTGCAAGTAGCGCCAGAGGGCACATATGCAAGAGGAGCCCGGGATGCCTTACGTGAACTCCTCAGGAATGAAGGACCAAGAGCGCTGTACCGTGGCTATGTTCCGGGTTTGATGCGCGCTGTCGTGGTTCATGCCGCTCTTTTGGCGGGCTATGAGCTAACGATGAAGACTATGAATGTAGTAGTGCCTTGACATTCATAGTCTAACTACAATGACCTAGAACGATCTAGGATTCAAGAGCTCGAAGACATCACACCATCCACTATCCAAGATATTGTGATATATTAAATAGATATTTTTAATCATCGGACAGACTTCACTCTCATACACGGATATTTATCTTACTGTGAACATAACATAAAAATGTGAAGTATTAGGAAATGTTCAAGACTATGGTTGAGGTGAAAAAAGATTTATTCAAATGTTCTCGCTCACAgaactttttttgtaaatactGAAGAGCGTGGCTGCGTCCATTGAAGCAAATGCCAATTTCACACGCAATAAATGATCAAATATCAATCAAGTATAGCGGGTGCAGAAACATAGATGCTTTTGGGTCTAATCCTCTTAGCGCCTCATTTACACGACAGATAATCCAAACAGCACAATGGGACttcttttcaaaacaaagCGCTCTTGACGCGCGTCAAATGTacatgataaaaatatattataaacCTTATACCATCTTAATGGCGCTCTATTGGCCGGCATACACATGCTATGACGCCTTcctatatatgtatatactgtatgtatagTGTATAAAAGAAAACTTAAAACTGGAAAAGTACCAAGAGTACCGTGAGAAAGAGAAATCATGTCAACATAAATACTGAAGACGAATTACAACCACCTGATCTAACTCTGAATCTCTCGTCGCGGCTTAGCCATAGCTTCTTTGTCACGCAACGACTTCCTTGTAAAGCAACATGTCATCTTGTTTACAGCTCTCTAGTCACGACTTCCTTGTAACGCAACATCTTATCTTGTTCACCGCTCCCTAGTCACGGCATTTCACAGCTTCCTTGTCACATGACATCTCTTTCTCGTCACGTCTTCAACGCCACGCAAACTCTTGTTCTCAGCTTTCTTGTCGCGTGACAGACATGACCCCGGTTTCGGCCCCCTGGTTATAAACAGCTCGTTCTCGTCACGGCTCCCCGAATCGCGAGAGCGAGAGCGcatctttcatcatgtgctCTTTCAGAGCCCAGAGCGCGTCCACGGGGTTATCAAAGTCGCCGTAACTGTTACCGAGCCAGTGGACGGGTAACTGGGCAAGCTGCTGAGGAGTCATGGTAGCAGCGTCGGGCTTGCGGGACTGAGTCCAGTTACTCATGTGCGGGTTTCCATCACGGAGGCCTTCAATGTACCTATGGAATAGAAGGGGAGCACTGTTAGGCGATCGCTCCCCATCCACGTTCCCTTCAACGTCCATCATTTACCTGAGATAGGCCTCCGAGTGATGCAAACGCTGCGGCTTGGAAGGAGGCGCTATGAACACTGGAGCGGGCTGCAATCAGATACAACACGTAAGAATAAAGGGATAATAAATAACTGAAAAGGGAAGGAACATCGAACACTGGAGCGGGCTGCAATCAGATACAACACGTAAGAATATAGGGATACTAAATAACTGAAAAGGGAAGGAACATCGAAAAGAAGGTTGAGTCCGTAGATCCGACTTGATTGCTCAAAACTCTAATCATTCTTAAAAATAGCACATTTCCTGTATTATGCGATACTTGAATTGCTGGTGTATTTGTTGGAAATCACCGTGATTCAAGCGGATTTAATTCACTACCAAGATGATCTAATTTGAATAGGGCTGTATAACATACAAGTATCGGATAGTCAGGCTTTAATTTATAACATATGCAGTCGCAGTAATTGCAAACCTGTAACGTGTTGCTTTACaccaattttcaaatgtatgcGGAATCCCGGGTTTCCAATTCTGTCATTCCACGTAATCATTCGACAATACTTCTTGGATGTCATAACCATTCTCAAATTTGAGACGACCTTGGATTCTTGGGTCTCCATGCACGGCTCTTGACGTCCCCGTGTTCAGATGGCGTTTTCTGGTACGTATGCGAATGATTTCCCAACAAAGAGTGCTCTGCACTGTCTTTAACAAATGAGTCTTAATATAAAGTAAATATAGTAAATATTGATGGAAAATTACTCTCCAGCGCAGATCGTCGCTAAAAGCTTTCATGTTTTGAGCGGCTCTCTGGATCATGTCGAGAGAAGAGTTTAGCAATATACTTCATGTAGTTTGAATTTAGGAACTAGATTGGAACCTCCACAAAGTACTAGCTTTGTCGAATGACAGAACATTGGAAACCCGGGATTCCgcatacatttgaaaataggtGTAAGAACCTTATCAAAATATCTTCAGGTTCACGGATTCCGCATAGATTTAAAAATAGGTTCCGCATAGATTTGAAAATGGGTGTAAGAACCTTATCAAAATATCTTCAGGTTTTAACGGGGGCCATAGAATTCCCATATATTCGTTAACCGCTAGCCTCAGTAGAATGGTTCCAAGAGGTATTGCACTTACAACTTCAGGTTGTGACGGCTGTAGCGGTACTTGCTGTACAGGGTTCTGGGGCTGGGCCCCTTGCTGATGTTGAGGTGTAGCAGGCTGGTACTGGTTTATCTGGTTAAACTGGTTAGCCTGCTGGGGAGGCATCTGATTGGTTGGCTGAGGAGCCGGTTGGGGTGTGACGGGGCTCATTTGGCTCATCTGCTGTAAGGGGTTCATGGCGGGCTGGAAGCTGAATTGCTGTTGAGACTGGCTGTAAGTCTGTTGATAGCTTGGGGATTGTCCTACAAACAAGGAATTAACGCTCCTCTTAGTTACGAGTTACAAATAAAATGCTATTGGAATTATAGGCTAATAATTTTGTCATCCTCTTCGATGAGATGAACTTTCTGTTACTTTCTGTCAATGAGATGAATCAAAGGTTAAACTGACAATTGTTGCCGGCACACAATGATCTAAGAAAAATACACTCCagggccgggttcctagaaagcaggttaaggCTAACCCAGAGATAAATGctctttttatccaatcaaatgtcgcATTTATCCTTGGGTTAACCTGCATCCTGCTCCAGGCCGGCAAATTTCCACAGCCCTTTATACCTGACTTGCTATACCTGACATGGGAGGTGCTCGCATTACCTGGCATGGAAGGTGTTTGCTATACCTGGCATGGGAGTTACTTGCTATACCTGGCATGAAAGGTGCTTGCTATACCTGGCATGGGAGGTGCTTGCTATACCTGGCATGGAAGATGCTTGTTATACCTGGCATGGAAGGTGTTTGCTATACCTGGCATGGAAGGCGCTTGCTATACCTGGCATGGAAGGTGTTTGCTATACCTGGCATGGAAGGCGCTTGCTATACCTGGCATGGAAGGTGTTTGCTATACCTGGCATGGAAGGCGCTTGCTATACCTGGTATGGAAGGCGCTTGCTATACCTGGCATGGAAGTTACTTGCTATACCTGGCATGGGAGGTGCTTGTTATACCTGGCATGGAGGGTGTTTGCTATACCTGGCATGGAAGGTGCTTGCTATACCTGGCATGGAAGGTGCTTGCTATACCTGATATGGAAGGTGCTTGCTATACCTGGCATGGAAGGTGCTCGCTATACCTGGCATGGAAGGCGCTTACTATACCTGGGATGGAAGGTGCTTGCTATACCTGGCATGGAAGGCGCTTGCTATACCTGGGATGGAAGGTGCTTGCTATACCTGGTATGGAAGTTACTTGCTATACCTGGCATGGAAGGCGCTTGCTATACCTGGCATGGAAGGTGCTTGCTATACCTGGCATGGAAGGTGCTTGCTATACCTGGTATGGAAGGTACTTGCTATACCTGGCATGGAAGGTGTTAGCTATACCTGATATGGAAGGTGCTTGCTATACCTGGCATGGAAGGCGCTTGCTAGACCCGGCATGGGAGGGGTTTCTTATACCTGGCATGGGAGTTACCTGCTATACCTGACATGGGAGGTGCTCGCATTACCTGGCATGGAAGGTGTTTGCTGCTGCGGTTGTGGAGTCATTCCCATCCCTTGCATCTGCCGCTGCATCATGAGGGTGGGCGTCTGTGGCATATTTTGGTTGTTGAACATTGTGTTCCCTTGggcgttgttgttgttataaaTGGCTAGAGAGGAAAGCAACAAGTGTGACATTAGGAAGCGCATGCTGTGATACAGTGCTAGAACCAGTGATAGTGTAAGTACATTTGAAGGGTGAAACAGAAAACCCATGCTTGAGCATTTGAACCTATACGCATACTTTTATCCCCCAAACAAATCACGTTGAGTTGTCTATATTGAGGTCAAGTATACTTGTTTGAAAGTTCGTGGTAAATTCTctatgaagaaataaaatcacTTATACTAGATCCATTTCGTCCCgtctattattttttcaactgACTGCGTTGGCGTCGTTCTCTTAGGGAAGTAAAAAATCATAATATACAAAGATAAAAGCCAAGCGTCGGCTCCTGGGGTGCATAAGCAATAGAACAGATCAAGAGTGGTCACACTTAGGTTTCTCTCCTTGTATTTTGCAGAAAACCAAAATTTGAGCGATGTATATTTGACGTATCAGCTAGTAGAATTAGCTCTGGTTAGTAAGTCAGGGCATCAACACTTTGGTTCTGTCTGTAAAAGGACAGTCGGCAAAGTGTGTCTAGTATGACAATGAAgcagttcttttttaatataaacTATAAAATTGTTACGCAATTCTTCAATAATAAGTACGAGTTATTCACGGACAAatattaattttcttttctctaAGCAAAGTTGGCCTCACCTTGTTGCATGCTCGGTTGAGGTATCATCCGTCCACCCATGCCATACTGAGTAGGGCTACTAACAGTGCCGGTATTCCCTTGGAACTGACCTGCCATAGCGTTCCCCTGGTTCATGCCCATCACCCCTTGGCCCATACCGCCCGCTGCCGGACCGAGGGATACAGCGGGGGACGTGGAGGGTGCAACGGGTGTGCGGGGTGGGGGTGGAGAAGAATCGGGGCTTGGTTCGGTGAATGAAGCTTGGTGTCGCGGGAAAAAGTTCCTAGGATGTGCAACAAGCTTGTAAGAATTTACTCATGCGCTAAGAGATCTCTTAGATCACGTGATTTTTTGGTGGCAAACTAGCCCGCGCACAGGcatttagcggcaaaataacagcaacaaagaGCAACTTATTTAGCGCATGCAAATAAAGCCAGAAAGTTTGTTTTCAGGAAAagtgtttattttcatttaaagatgtCATTTTTACGTCGTTTTCTGGCGTGACGGGCGtagtcatttctgtgtttattttggcttgaatttgccacccaaaaggtcacgtgatcccTTACCACAAGTCCCAATtgtctaaaaaatataaaagcaaGAAAATTGATGGTTCAGGACCATCATTTTGCCCAGCGCGACCAAACATTACGTGAAAAGCTGATAACATGTCGACTAGATTACTAGGCAGAGCAGAAATGAGATTGTAGGGTAGGAGAAAAGTGAATCTTCAATAGAAAAAAGGAGCTTGTAAAAAGGTTTCACCAATATGGAAAAGAGGGGAGCATTTTCACTTACTTGCTACGGTCCAGCGGGGCGACAATTCGCGGTGGGCCAACCAGATGAACCTCGCGGCAATGGCGGAAGAGCTTCGCACTCGAGTTGTATGGCCTACAAGACATAATcagtgaaataaataaattaacacGAGGTTGAGAATTCATTTCATAAATCTCTGAGAAAACAAAGTAATTTTCctggtgttttatttttatatatataaatttttacgaaaagaaaacaaaaattcatTTTTCAGTACTTTCCAAGGTAAGCCAAAGTCAACTGATACAATTACGTCTTTTCAAAGAAAGCTGAACAATCCCACTGATATCTGACAGTTAGTGAAATGTGACCCTATCAGACGAGGAAAACACGATGAGCATAGGTCTTACCTAGCTCCTCTTCTTGCTCTTGTGCACGTGGCCCAGAGGCAGTGATAGAACCCGTCATCTGTAACCAAGAACAAGTCATGAGGCAGATACTGGGCATGTAAGCGAGGAGGGTTTGGGCGggtattcatttttatttattacaccTACCCCTTTTTTATGTCCATTTGCTATACGTCCACACACCTTTTGAAGTGGATCCACGCATGTCATCAGAAATGAAACGACGCACCACCTAAACCCTCCTGGATTGATAATGCCTTCTGAAAGTATTTACCTTGCTTGCGGAGATGGTTGCTACTATCAAGTACATGCACACGCAGGTCTTGGAGGTCCTCGTACTGGTAATCACAGCCACGCCACATGCAGTCGTACACAAACATTGTAGTGGGTCCATGGCCAGCACGTGACAAGCTCTATAAACACAATACACACTAGAAGATCGTACACAAACATTGTGTAATGGGCCCATGGCCAGCATGCCACGAGCTCtataaacaaaatacacacAAGAAGGTAGTACACAAACATTGTACTGAGTCTATTGTCCACACACGACAAGCTCTATAAACACAATACACACAAGAAGGTCGTACACAAACATTGTAGTGGGTCTATCGTCTGCATGCGACAAGCTCTAAAACACAATACACACTAGAAGGTCGTACACAAACATCGTACTCGGCCAATGAGCATCGGGCATCAAGCTCTATCAACACAAACACAAGCTGCTGTGCGTCTATCGACCTCTGCTGAAATAATCTACCCCATCATTCTCTCCCTTAAACActaggttccgctataaaagggaaagctcctcccacccccgggctcaaaaacaatcagttatcaatcagccttCATTGAGTCATGTCAGGACAACTGCTCTGAGCGCTCAAATTTAAATTCCATATTCCAGAGATAAACCAAATTAAAATTCATTCCTAGAGTTGTCCATCTAAGATGGTTCTGtttatagtaaaataatgATATATCAAGCTGTGTGCGGTCTTAAATTtgagcattttcatcacagcgcgagaataatttatgCTGATGCGTTGGATTATGGatagcgcaaaatttaaaattttgcactgaaaaatcacaaatttatcatttttttaacacAACTGTCTTATGACCTAtggaaaaatagttttattccagccgaatgaggctcagagataagcaattttacaggcGACTCATAATTTGTGTCTGCTAGCTTGGCAGTATTATGATAACTAGTGGCTAACCCGTGAAATATGCACGATAAATTGAATCAAGGGCAACCAACGACTATTTTCGGTCAAATATCTGTTCGGAAGCAAGGTCACCTACGGATTTCGGGGTCGGCCTAGAAATGTCTACTTTTTTCGGAATTTGTATTTCTAAATCACCTATGTTTCTCGGGAAGAGAGCTGGATCACCTATGTTTTTCGGAGTTGCTTTtgttaccaccatcaccattttcGTCCGacatgctttaaaaaaaggaacccTAGTATTTTCGGGAGCGAGTATACAAGGGACATTACCTAGAAATTTCGCTTAAGGATCTTAGAATCGTTCGGAGTTTCGGATGCCTCGGGATGAGTTACTAGATTTTTCGGATGGCTGTAATTTCGCCTAGCAAATCCgaacagataaaaaatatctagGAAAGCTCTATATTGTATAAAAATGACTGCAAACGAACTTATCTTAACTCATTTGAGGCaggttttgaaatttttgtcGTTGGGTGCCCTTGTTGAATTGAAGTTGTTCAAAAGTCAAAAGTCTTGCAGTTGTAGATAAAAGCTCTTTTCTTCCGTTTTCTTGTTTGCGAACCGTTTTGTTTATGCGCGATGGAGCTAAAGAATCTACTTTCTTTTCGAGGTAGGAATAATGCCTTTCTAAATAACGATAAAAAGAAGGTTGTATTTTTAGCTACAATTAATCTATCTATGCAATGAAACTACGGCAAGTATTCCAATTCTTtttcagatttgatttttcGCGCGCTCGAAGGTTTGTTTACACATCTTCCGAAATTGTCTAAACTAAGATTTCTCCTCTACGATGAAATTTTTGGAGATAGACTCATTACTGTATACTTTTAGTGTGTTTTTCTTGAAAGACACGGAGGTCTGAAGGTCAATAGTCCTTTTTgcttcggaaaaaaattagttAGCCTATGCGAGTGTAATCCTCTCGCTTACAAAAACGCGCGAGTTAGAACTTTTCTATCCGgtataatcttgaaataaaaatcattttgcaATCCTCCTCTCCGGCAATGTGTGGAAATGGCGtggttttgaagttttctAGCTCAGCCGTTTTTTCGTAAAGGGTGGTCAACAGTCTATTACTTAGCGTATTATAGataattgcaaatttgaggagctttcccttttatagcggagaCTCGTGTTTAATGGGCTCAAAGCTCAATAATTCAATGCACAACACTGGGTCTATAAGCATTGTTCATTCTTCCACTCAAGTAAATTTGAAATTGCAATGACTGGGTCTATAAGCATTGTTCATTCTTCTGCTCAAGAAAATTTGAAATTGCAATGACGTGGGGTGAATTTATTGTACGTCCTCAATAAAGGATCTAAGACGTGCGAAGTGACGTACCTCGGTTTCTAGTTGGCTGAGCTGCATCTGTGCCTTGTTCTCGTATTCCGCTTTTCGCGCGGCACTTGCGTTGCGCCACTAGAATAGAACAGAGGGTGAGTGGTGGAGGTGTTGCACTAAAATTATTCATAATGTACGCAAATCAATACAAACAATATCTTCCTAACGAGAATACAATATACAGTTTTTGAAAAAGCAAGCAGATTTTACCATGGGAGCGTTATTTTTAGGGCAATATATGTTTTGGTCTGAATCTATAACCAAGAAAGAACaggcttgtttttttctttccttttttttttctgatgcCGTATTCATAAAACAATCCGAAAGTGTAAATATCAGTCATTCCTTAAAAACAGAGAACCAAACAATTCCCTAATTTTCTCCCTAATTTTAAATGTCACATGTAACTAAGAACAAATCATGTCTCAAACGAGACTTTGAGCTTAGGGCAGGCCAGATTGGAGTTACCTCTTCTCCGATAAGCCTGCTGATCTCGCCGAAT encodes:
- the LOC5505248 gene encoding congested-like trachea protein; the encoded protein is MDRSSETIDQVNTRRLSPLRNLIAGSVGGVTGVTAGQPLDTIKVRLQASVGAGPLDMLARTVKSEGARGLYKGMLAPVLVAAPVTAVTFYSLSIGKRLQLSDPNKEPTLAQYYNAGVFCGVCVSFIYAPTERVKCLLQVQKESGTRARYQGLGDCLVQVYRTGGLRGVFKGLGPTMGREVIGGGFWYLTYEGLLRAMRSGDRTRDQVGPIAVMLSGGSAGLVFWMITYPIDAIKTRVQVAPEGTYARGARDALRELLRNEGPRALYRGYVPGLMRAVVVHAALLAGYELTMKTMNVVVP